The Candidatus Poribacteria bacterium DNA segment GCGTAGACTTGCCGAACTCAAAGCACAAAATGTAGACGCAACATTAGCAGCGGTTGAAACGGAGATTCGCGCTCGCGATGAAAAGGATACAACCCGAGAACACAGTCCGTTGCGTACCGCTGACGATGCGATTGTTATTGATACAACATGTAAAACCGTTGAGGAAGTAGTTGATTTTATTGTTGAACATATCTATGGAAGTGAGGCGTGTTAGCGGTAAAGTTATGTGGTATACCAATAATCAGTTCTGGACATCCCGTGCGCTCTACCGATGGGGACATCGACTCACAAATCTTTTCTGTAAAACGATGGGACGGCTTGAAGCACGCGGCGTTCATCGTATTCCGAGAGAAGGTGGGGTTTTACTTGTTTCAAATCACGTCAGTTTCCTTGATCCGGTTATCGTCGGTTCCGCTGCGAACCGTGAGATTCATTATATGGCGCGGAGTAATGCATTTGACATTCCCGGTTTAGGGAAACTCATCGCAGCGTATAATGCCTATCCTGTAAACAGGGGTGCCCCTGACTTAGGGGCGTTGCGACGGACGATTTCGCTTTTGAAAGAGGGTAACGCGGTGCTTATATTTCCGGAAGGGACCCGTAGCGTTGATGGCACGTTGGGTAAGGCGCGTGACGGTGCTTGCTTTATTGCGCACCGAGCTGGCGTGCCGACCATTCCTGTTTTCCATAGTGGGGCGGAACGGATGTTGCCGCGTAACAGCAAGCGGCTGCGGCGAGCAAAATTGACTGTTACCTTTGGGGGTCCGCTTGAACTCACTACCGAGGGGTTTGAGACGAAGCGTGAAATGTATCAACAGATGGGTAATCAGATGATGGAAGCGATTGCAGATTTACGGGATAACGCGCTTAGTTCGTTGGATTTGCCAGAATGAGTAAGACATCCCCCTCTTGGACTTGATAGGTTTTGCCTTCGGCTCTCAGCAACCCTTTACTTCGTGCTTGTGGATAACTACCACATTCGATCAGGTCTGCCCAGTTAATTGTTTCCGAACGGATGAAACCTTTTTCAAAGTCGGTGTGGACGCGACCGGCTGCCTCAACGGCGGTTTGTCCCTCCTGCAGCGTCCATGCCCGTGTTTCGACTGGACCGGTTGTAAAGAATGTGAGTAGTCCCAATAACTGGTACGAAGTCTGGATGAACCGTTCTACAGCGGATTCTCGTAATCCCATTTCCTCCATAAAAACCTCGGTATCCGTTTCATCGAGTTGCGACAGTTCCATTTCTAACTGTGCAGCGAGTATAATGACCGTTGTGTGTGGCTCCGTTTCATATTTAGTGAAACGGTTGTGGATTTCGTCGATTGTGTCCAGTTGTGCTTCACCGATATTGCAGACGAGCAACAGCGGTTTCTGGGTCAAAAACCCGTAACCGCGTATCAACTTTTCCTCGTTAGTGGATAGGTCAAGTGCTCGGAGTGGTTTGCCCTTTTCTAAGGTTTGCTGGCACGTCTCCAAAAGCCGAATTTCGCTTTGCTGTTCTGGAAGTTTCTGATTTTGGAATTGCTTACGGAGTCGGGTAAGTCTACCTTCAACGATCTGTAAATCTGCCAGTGCGAACTCAAGGGCAATGCTTTCTATATCGCGTTCTGCGTCAACACTTCCATCAACATGTGGAACCGTTTCATCTTCAAAAAGCCTGACGACATGCGCAAGTGCATCGACTGTGCGGAGTTCTGCGAGCCTCCCAGCATCTAACTCCCCTTGTTCCACATCCGATTTGGTCACCCCTGCGACATCTACATAGTCAATCGTAGCAGGGGTCATCTTTGGGGATTCAAATGTCTCTGCTATCTGTTCCAAACGTTCGTCTGGAACGTTAGCCGTGCTGAGGTTTATTTGTCCGCGGCTGGTGTAGCTCCCAATTTCAGCGTCGGATTGGGCTAAGGTGTTAAACACTGTTGTTTTTCCGACTTGTGGTCTGCCTACAATTCCTATTTTCATGTTTTCTTTATGACCTGTTTTGTGTCCTTGGGGAGGGTTCTAATCTCACTGGTACTATAGAAAATCTATTGACAACATCTATGTAAAGTGTTAGTATAAGAGGTAGTTATAGAATTCAACGCAGAGGTAAATTGAGAATGACTGACCAGAAGAGAACATGGAAACGGCACATTGTCAAAACTTTAACCATTCTCTTAATCCTTATGGTATGCCTTGCAATTTTACAATGGTTTATCATCAGAGAGCTATTTGGATTTGGAGCAGACATGGTAAAGGATGCCCTGATTCAACAAGCCCCTGAAGGTGTGAATCGGTATAACATTGAAGCTACATTTGATCGGGTCAAAACAGTTGGGATGCAGCTGCCGTTTAGTTTTCTTACGGGAAGAATCAGTCTCCGTAAAATCAGAGCCGTTGGCAGATATGCAATAGCAGCGAACGATGATGGATCTTGGGACGCTGATGAGATTAACACACTCCTACGGATGATGGATGCCTCTGTAGGAGTTAAAGGAGGAATCGAGTGACTTGCATGATTGATTTGCAAGGGATACTTAAACAATGCGGACACACCTAACTCCCCCTTATGAAAAATTTGCCTACGCCTATGACCGAATGATGTCAAACGTCAACTATCCACGTTGGACGCATTACATTGAGTCGCTGTTTGAAAAATATGATTACAAACCGCGCACCCTTCTCGATGTGGCATGCGGCACCTGTGCTTTGACTATAGAACTCGCGCTCAGAGGCTATGAAATGAGCGGCATGGACCGGGCTGTTGGCATGCTCGATATCGCGAAGGAGAAAGCGGCTGCGCACGAGGTAGACATCGAAGTCCATCACGGGGATATGTGCGATTTTCAACTGAATCAAAAATTTGACGCGGTTCTCTGCACGTACGATAGCATTAACTATGCTTACGATGAAACCGAATTAAGCAAGGTCTTTCGGTGTGTTGCTGAGCATCTCGAACCGGACGGCTTGTTTATCTTTGACGTGACAACAGAACGGAACATCGTTGAGCATTTCCACAATAAAACGTTCGCTTCAAACCATGACGATTATACCTACATTTGGAAAAACAACTACCTCCAGCACTCCAAAATGTGCCGCACGGTGCTGACCTTTTTTATCCGCGAAGGTGAATTATTTAGGCGTTATGAGGAGGTTCACCAGCAGCGAATCTTTGAAGTCAACACAGTCAATGACCTGCTCAAAGCGGCTGGCTACAAACCGCTCAGTGCTTACGATATGTACACCTTCAACCGTTGGAACCGCTATTCAGATCGCATTAATTTTACAGCGCGTTTGCTTTGAAATATGGATAGGTCCAGATGCCGCTTCTTAATCAGCGGACTGCTAAGGATGACCTATTATGAAATCCTCCAAATAGAATGGTATAATAACTGATAACCCTTCAGTTTTCTTTGGAGAGATGCATCACTCAACCGAAGGGGCATCCCATAAGAAAATTGTGCCACCACTTTCGCCGCTGACGATGGTCAGACCATCGGGCGAAAAGTCCAC contains these protein-coding regions:
- a CDS encoding lysophospholipid acyltransferase family protein → MWYTNNQFWTSRALYRWGHRLTNLFCKTMGRLEARGVHRIPREGGVLLVSNHVSFLDPVIVGSAANREIHYMARSNAFDIPGLGKLIAAYNAYPVNRGAPDLGALRRTISLLKEGNAVLIFPEGTRSVDGTLGKARDGACFIAHRAGVPTIPVFHSGAERMLPRNSKRLRRAKLTVTFGGPLELTTEGFETKREMYQQMGNQMMEAIADLRDNALSSLDLPE
- a CDS encoding class I SAM-dependent methyltransferase gives rise to the protein MRTHLTPPYEKFAYAYDRMMSNVNYPRWTHYIESLFEKYDYKPRTLLDVACGTCALTIELALRGYEMSGMDRAVGMLDIAKEKAAAHEVDIEVHHGDMCDFQLNQKFDAVLCTYDSINYAYDETELSKVFRCVAEHLEPDGLFIFDVTTERNIVEHFHNKTFASNHDDYTYIWKNNYLQHSKMCRTVLTFFIREGELFRRYEEVHQQRIFEVNTVNDLLKAAGYKPLSAYDMYTFNRWNRYSDRINFTARLL
- the ychF gene encoding redox-regulated ATPase YchF; amino-acid sequence: MKIGIVGRPQVGKTTVFNTLAQSDAEIGSYTSRGQINLSTANVPDERLEQIAETFESPKMTPATIDYVDVAGVTKSDVEQGELDAGRLAELRTVDALAHVVRLFEDETVPHVDGSVDAERDIESIALEFALADLQIVEGRLTRLRKQFQNQKLPEQQSEIRLLETCQQTLEKGKPLRALDLSTNEEKLIRGYGFLTQKPLLLVCNIGEAQLDTIDEIHNRFTKYETEPHTTVIILAAQLEMELSQLDETDTEVFMEEMGLRESAVERFIQTSYQLLGLLTFFTTGPVETRAWTLQEGQTAVEAAGRVHTDFEKGFIRSETINWADLIECGSYPQARSKGLLRAEGKTYQVQEGDVLLILANPTN